The sequence TGAGCTATGGTAACCCGGCATGCATGAATTTTTCCAACTGCAGCATGCTCGACCGGATAACTCAGCGCATCAAGTTCTTCGAGAACCTGCCAACTGAGAACCTTGGCGCCATATAGCGTCCTGAAATCCTCGTCAAAGCCGACCCGACTCCACTGCGCTGTTGACTGCTCACTACAAAAATGAGCTAGAGCTGTTCTGATATCACCTACACACTCAAGGTAATACTCAAGTTCAAGGTAATCATCCATGTTGAGCTGATCGCGATCTGCAAAAAAACCCTTTATCTCCTCTGCATTCATAATACGTCGTTCAGTGCAGGACTTGTAAAAAAAACAGGACTACCTGCCTCTTCCTGTTTGTATTCGGCCGATAACCGATGAAACCGACCCACTGTTGTATTCAGCCACCCACTACCCCTCAGCTTTAATGCTGTTGAAGTAGTCAAATGCCTCTTCGGGTGTCAAGTTTTCATGAACAATCCGGTTAACGGCTTTCATCATCGCTACTGGAGCTTCACTCTGGAAAATATTTCTTCCCATATCAACCCCGGCAGCTCCCTCTTGAATCGCTTTGTAAGACATAGTAAGCGCATCCAGTTCGGGAATCTTTTTTCCACCTGCCATGACAATTGGAACAGGACAAGATGCTACAACGGTATCGAAATCTTCAGGGACATAGTAAGTTTTGACTATCTGGGCACCAAGCTCAGCGCACATTCTACAAGCAAGACGAAAATACTTTGCATCACGAACCATGTTTTTTCCCACAGCGGTTACGGCCATAACGGGAATGCCATACCGGTAACCCCAATCGACAAGTTTTGTCATATTATGAATCGAGCGGGTTTCATATTCACCACCGATAAAAACCTGAAGAGTAATAGCAGCTACATTCATACGGATCGCATCGTCTATATCAACAGCTATCTGTTCATCGGAGAGTTCTTTAAGAATACTGGGCCCTCCACTGCTACGCATGACAACAGCTTTGGTCAGAGTTGGAGGAACCGTGGTCCGAAGAATTCCCCTCGTCAACATGATAGCATCCGAGTACTGCATCAGCGGTACGATATTGAGATCAACCCGCTCAAGGCCTGTTGTCGGCCCCTGAAAATAACCGTGATCGATCGCAAACATGACGGTCTTTCCCGTATCAGGCCTGAAAATCCTGGACAAACGGTTTTTCATACCCCAATCCAGAGCGCTAGCCCCTTTAAGAAAAAACCCATGAGTA is a genomic window of Prosthecochloris marina containing:
- the lsrF gene encoding 3-hydroxy-5-phosphonooxypentane-2,4-dione thiolase, whose translation is MPEVDQGKQEKNYYTDVPVDTHGFFLKGASALDWGMKNRLSRIFRPDTGKTVMFAIDHGYFQGPTTGLERVDLNIVPLMQYSDAIMLTRGILRTTVPPTLTKAVVMRSSGGPSILKELSDEQIAVDIDDAIRMNVAAITLQVFIGGEYETRSIHNMTKLVDWGYRYGIPVMAVTAVGKNMVRDAKYFRLACRMCAELGAQIVKTYYVPEDFDTVVASCPVPIVMAGGKKIPELDALTMSYKAIQEGAAGVDMGRNIFQSEAPVAMMKAVNRIVHENLTPEEAFDYFNSIKAEG